GGCCAACGACACCGCAGTGAACTTCAAATATCGCATCGCACCTCATTCCTTTGATACCGACACCGGGCGTTGCCAGCGGATCAATCAAGCTGCATCAGTTGAAAGACATTCCCTTCGGGGTCCAGCCCATCGCACATCGAATAGGGAAAGCCGTCGTAGCGCTTGATCGGACGCATCGTCACGCCCACCGAAATCATTCGCTCCCGTGCCGCCATCAGTCCAGAGGCAAGCGAGAAGACGATTTTGCTGTTCGATTGCCCGTGCTCGTCCGCGGGGTGCTCGCGAAAGGCCTTGCCTACCCGATGAAGGGCAAGCTCCATAGCGCCAGCCTTCAACACGGCCCACTCGCCGGCAATCTCCTCAGTCACCTCCAGACCCAGGTGAATCTGGTAGAACTGCTTGAGTCCGTCGACGTCACGGACGTAGAGAATCACTCGGGATATAACAGCTTGCATCGCTTTTCCTTTTCAATGCGCAGAAGAATGACTCGAGGCATCCCATAAGGACATCACGATGAAACGACTCGCCATGCTTCCCCTCGTGGCTGCCGCCGGGCTTCTCGCCCCTTCGGCACGAGCCGGCACGTACTGCTGGGTAGATCATGCCATCCCGCAAGCTAACTCGGTGAAGTTGGAATTTGCCGTGCAACCTCGATACGTGGGCATCACTCACCGCGATGGCAGCCACACCCGGTTCTATGCCGAAACGTCGAAGCCGATGACCGTAAATCTCCACATTGGCGAGGCTATGGAAGTTTCCCAAGGCCTGCACAGCGACTGCCAGATCAAAGCTACGCGTGTCGATGGTCGACTCAGGATCGTCTTCACTTTGGGGGTGGGAATGCCAGGCCTGCCGCCAACCAAGTCCATCGAGGTGTTGGAAGCTGGCGCAGACGGCCGCTTTCATCGGGTGGCCGTGGAGGGCGTCAAATAGGCACCCGAGTCTCCTGCGTCGAGCACCAACTAGGCGCTCGGCAGATGGACTGCGTTGCCGCCGTCAGGCGCTGAGTGCATGGGCGCCTGGCATGGAGGATGCAGGCGTCAGACCTATGCTTCGAGAGCACCACTATCATTCCGATATCGGCGCGCGCATCAGTTTCAAGCACGCAAATAGCGCCCCTCCACTGGAGTCTGCTGCATGACGAAACCAGCTGAACACCAGGATCTCAGACGGGCTGTACTGTTGGTCGCCCTCCTGAACCAGGCTTATTTCGGTGTCGAGTTTGCCGTCGCCTTGCACATCGGCTCCGTCTCGCTGTTCGCCGACAGCGTTGATTTTCTGGAAGACACCGCGGTCAATCTGCTGATCCTGATCGCCCTGGGCTGGAGCATGCGGGCGCGGGCTCGTGTTGGCATGGCCATGGCGAGCGTCCTACTCGTACCGACCGTTGCCATGCTCTGGTCGGTATGGATGAAGATCGGCCACTTCATCCCTCCGGCGCCCATGCCGCTGTCCCTAACGGGTGCTGGTGCACTGGCCGTCAATCTGACCTGTGCGTTCCTGCTGGCCAGATACCGCAAGCATCGCGGCAGCCTTACCAAGGCCGCCTTTCTGTCGGCCCGGAACGACGCCTACGCCAACATTGCGATCATCGCTGCAGGTGTGATCACAACGTTCACCCATTCGGCATGGCCGGACATGGTGGTCGGCCTGGGGATCATGCTGATGAACGCTGATGCAGCCCGGGAGGTCTGGAAGGCTGCGCGCGAGGAGCACCGTCTATCGTCGGCGACCGTCTAGAACCTATCGGCAGTCAGCTGGCCTAGATAGCGCCGGCACTAGCCGGGCGAACGAGGCAAGGATCTACGGGCGGCCATATCGTCCGCCGCAGCGGTGCGGGATTGGCGGGCACAGTGAGGTATCAGCGCTTCCTGCCAGTGACGTACGGATCTAACGCCGTTATCGCATCGGAGAGGTCGTTGGATAGCGCATCGAGGTACGGTCGAATATCCGCCGCTATCTGGACGTTGTCTCTGGATATGCCCCTGACTCGCTCCGCTTCGCGGCTTACGAGTTCTGCCACGCGCAAACACTCTGCATACGCGTGCACGACCTTGGTCGATGTAGGCCGCCCCAGGTCAGGAAGGATGCGAGCAAATCTCTCATGCGTCGGCATCGTCGGCTTTGATAGCCCACGAACCCAGTCAACGAAATGCTGCTCGTGAGTGAGCTTCTTCTGGTCGAAGTCAGACCGACATTGCTCCACCACCTGCCGCCAGGTCGCTAGGTCTGTCTGAAGGGCTTTCGATAGCGCCGCCCTGACGTCGCGCTGGCGACTGCGGTCTTTGCGCCATTGGTAGAGACCTAGCCACAGCGCGACTACTGTGGCACCCATGGTTCCGATCGCGCTCGCGATTTCCCAGCCAGACGTGGTGGCGGCAGGACACATGCAGGCATCTCCTCTTCGATGGTGCGCACGCCGTGCCGTGCTAGTGTCGCGCGAATCCGTTGGCAGGAGCAGCGCCATGTTCCCCTTGACGGAAGAGCACCGCGATATCGAGATTCGATACGGCTACGACATCACGACGGACAGCTGGAGGGCCAACTTCGTGCTACCGGCAAAGCAGACGATGCGTGTTGACTTCCATCGCACTGGCTTCCGCAAACCAATGTCAACACTCGATCCAGGCAAAAACAGCGTCTCCGGCGCCACTGAGGGCGAAGCGCTTGAGCGGGCACGAGCGGAGATCGACAGCTACCTTGTCGACGCGTAGCCCAGAAAGCAGAAGCTCCGCGCTTGGCGAGACGCTGCGGGTGATGCGCGCAGGATTGGCCGCTGTCGAGGGGAGGCCAATGGACGCTACTGGACGACATGAGACAAGAAAAAGGCCGTAACCCTTGCTATTGCTTAGGTTTCCGGCCTTTATTAGACGCCGTTGGACGGCTTTATTGGTGGAGGTGGCGGGAGTCGAACCCGCGTCCGAAGGCGCTTGACGCCCGGTACTACATGCTTAGCTCACCGTTGGATCTCACCCCGGAACAGCACGGTGCGCAAAGCGCATCCCAGGGCCAGCCTGCTTGATTTGGCCAGTTGCCGACAGGCGGCGGCAGTCCAGCGATCCCGTGATGATGACCCTACATCCACGAGCACGAGCACAAGTGGGTTCGGGGCTAGGCCTTAAGCGGCCAGAGCGTAATTGCTGTCGTTGGCAATTATGAGTTTTGCTGCTGGATTAACGAGGAAAGCTGCCCCCTCGGCATGCACCAAGCCATCTCACTACCCCCGTCGAAGCCAGAACACCCCCGGGGAAAAGAAGCTGGATCAGTCGGCCAAGTATATGAGGGCCGTCACCGGCTTATCAATTGTCGGGACGCGCGATTCTTGTGGTGCGATTCCAGCGATGCGGTTCAGGCGGATCGGTTGTGCGCGCGCATGGTGCGCTGCTTCTCGCGTTGCCAGTCGCGTTCCTTGGCGGTGTCGCGCTTGTCGTGCTCCTGCTTGCCGCGGGCGACGCCGATCTCGACCTTGACCTTGTTGCCTTTCCAGTACATCGCAACGGGCACCAGCGTGTAGCCCTTGCGTTCGACGGCGCCGATCAGCTGGTCGATCTCCTGCCGGTGCAGCAGCAGCTTGCGGGTGCGGCGGTCATTGGCGATCACGTGGGTGGAGGCACTGATCAGCGGGGGAATGGATGCGCCCACCAGAAAGATCTCGCCGTCCTGCACGTAGGCATAGCCATCGCCGAAATTGATGCGTCCGGCACGCAGCGACTTCAGCTCCCAGCCCTGCAGGGCGATGCCTGCCTCGTAGCGCTGGTCGATGTGGTATTCGTGTCGGGCACGCTTGTTCAGCGCGATGGTGCTGCTGCCCTTGTTGTCTTTGTCCTTGCTCTTGGCCATGTCCGCTAAACTTCGGGTCTTGTCGCCCTGTGGCCCGTACGGCATCCATGGGGCTTACCGTTCGAGATGGAAATGAGGCTGTCGTGATCGAAATCCGACGAACCGCCCTGGTGAAACATTCGCCGGCTCAGATGTTCGATCTGGTCAATGATGTGGAAGCATACCCAAAGCGCTTCCCCTGGTGTTCCGGTGCCGAGGTACTGGAGCGTGGCGAGAACATGCTGGTGGCGAGACTCGATCTCAAGTTTGCCGGGTTCCATCATAGTTTCACCACGCGCAACACGATGGATCAGCCGCGCCGGTTGCAGGTCAGTCTGGTCAACGGTCCACTTCGTGCGCTCGAGGGTGTCTGGGACTTCACTGCGCTGGGAGATGACGGCTGCAAGATCGCACTGGCGCTGGATTTCGACTATGCCGGCCGGCTTGGTGGTGCGGCGCTCCGGCTGGGTTTCCAGGGGCTGGCAAGCCGCATGGTCGATGACTTCTGTCGCGAGGCCGATCGGGCGTATGGCTGATCGCATGATCGTGGAAGTAGCCTGCGCGTGGCCGGATCGCCAGCTTGTCTACCGTGTCGAGCTGGCGCCGGGGAGCACGGTGATGCAGGCGATCGAAGCGTCGGGGCTGCTGCGTGATGAGCCGTGCCTGGAACTTGACCCGGCCCGGCTGGGCGTCTTCGCCCGGCGCGTGGCGCCGGGCGACATCCTTCGCGATGGTGACCGCGTGGAGATCTACCGCCCGCTGACTGTCGATCCGAAAGAGGCGAGGCGGCGACGGGCTGGACGCTGACCGGAAGCTCAGTTCTGACCGCCGGCAGGCTTGGTGTTGCTGGCGCCAACACTGATGGCCGGCTCGTCCTTCTTGGTCGAGCTCTTGTCGCCCTTGGTCTCGTTGACCGGGTAGCTCACGTGATACTTCTTGTTCTGTTCCAGCAGTTCCTTGGTGTTCTGCGCGAACGGGGTGCCCTCGACGCGCACCAGTGTGCCGTTCTCGAAGTACAGGCTCATGGAATGCAACTGCATTTTTTCGCCGCGATGCGAATACGTCGACACGTAATCCCAGCGGTCGTGGTCGAACGGGGAGGCCACCGAGGGCGTGCCCAGCAGCGCAAGCA
This window of the Dyella sp. A6 genome carries:
- a CDS encoding VOC family protein, translated to MQAVISRVILYVRDVDGLKQFYQIHLGLEVTEEIAGEWAVLKAGAMELALHRVGKAFREHPADEHGQSNSKIVFSLASGLMAARERMISVGVTMRPIKRYDGFPYSMCDGLDPEGNVFQLMQLD
- a CDS encoding cation transporter, which encodes MTKPAEHQDLRRAVLLVALLNQAYFGVEFAVALHIGSVSLFADSVDFLEDTAVNLLILIALGWSMRARARVGMAMASVLLVPTVAMLWSVWMKIGHFIPPAPMPLSLTGAGALAVNLTCAFLLARYRKHRGSLTKAAFLSARNDAYANIAIIAAGVITTFTHSAWPDMVVGLGIMLMNADAAREVWKAAREEHRLSSATV
- the smpB gene encoding SsrA-binding protein SmpB, producing the protein MAKSKDKDNKGSSTIALNKRARHEYHIDQRYEAGIALQGWELKSLRAGRINFGDGYAYVQDGEIFLVGASIPPLISASTHVIANDRRTRKLLLHRQEIDQLIGAVERKGYTLVPVAMYWKGNKVKVEIGVARGKQEHDKRDTAKERDWQREKQRTMRAHNRSA
- a CDS encoding type II toxin-antitoxin system RatA family toxin gives rise to the protein MIEIRRTALVKHSPAQMFDLVNDVEAYPKRFPWCSGAEVLERGENMLVARLDLKFAGFHHSFTTRNTMDQPRRLQVSLVNGPLRALEGVWDFTALGDDGCKIALALDFDYAGRLGGAALRLGFQGLASRMVDDFCREADRAYG
- a CDS encoding RnfH family protein, coding for MIVEVACAWPDRQLVYRVELAPGSTVMQAIEASGLLRDEPCLELDPARLGVFARRVAPGDILRDGDRVEIYRPLTVDPKEARRRRAGR
- a CDS encoding outer membrane protein assembly factor BamE, coding for MQKLIRTLGFAMLALPLAGCHLVYTPDVQQGNLFAKSIDQKAVNQLKPGLTKEQVLALLGTPSVASPFDHDRWDYVSTYSHRGEKMQLHSMSLYFENGTLVRVEGTPFAQNTKELLEQNKKYHVSYPVNETKGDKSSTKKDEPAISVGASNTKPAGGQN